The Oceanisphaera avium genome includes a region encoding these proteins:
- the nagA gene encoding N-acetylglucosamine-6-phosphate deacetylase, which produces MIALTDCRIFTGEHWLEEHALVINGERIVAVIPEAKLAPEVKKHSLQGAWVSAGFIDLQLNGCGGVMFNSDISSACLAHMQRTNLASGTTSFLPTLITSSDADMHRALAVTAQFMKEHPHQVLGLHLEGPYLNLARKGIHPASQVRHLDKAMLNTLCQHSEVIATLTLAPECHSSSHIRQLVAADIKVAIGHTDASFEQAKASFNDGISFATHLYNAMTPTTSSGRTPGVVGAVYDSPHIGAGIIADGVHVHPANIRLAHRMLGERLCLVTDATAAAGAPSSLREFDFCGTTVFIKNGQCVDENGTLGGSSLTMIGGVRFLIKQVGLTLEQALNMASLNPARALNKARDLGSIEPGKVANLVILSPALEVLNTLVQGRFTRAPL; this is translated from the coding sequence TCATAAATGGCGAGCGGATAGTGGCTGTTATTCCTGAAGCCAAATTAGCGCCAGAGGTAAAAAAACACTCCCTACAAGGCGCTTGGGTTAGCGCAGGTTTTATCGACTTGCAACTCAATGGCTGTGGCGGCGTCATGTTTAATAGTGATATTAGCAGCGCTTGTCTGGCACACATGCAGCGCACTAACTTAGCCTCTGGCACTACCAGTTTCTTGCCAACTCTCATCACTAGCTCAGATGCGGATATGCACAGGGCACTGGCGGTAACCGCTCAATTTATGAAAGAGCACCCCCATCAAGTACTAGGATTGCACCTTGAAGGACCTTACCTCAATCTGGCCCGCAAGGGCATCCATCCGGCATCTCAAGTACGACATCTTGATAAGGCGATGCTTAATACTTTATGCCAGCACAGTGAGGTTATCGCCACTCTTACCTTGGCACCTGAATGTCACTCTTCCTCACATATTCGCCAATTAGTGGCGGCCGACATTAAAGTGGCCATTGGCCATACTGATGCCAGCTTTGAACAAGCTAAAGCAAGTTTTAACGATGGCATTAGTTTTGCTACTCATCTGTATAATGCCATGACGCCTACTACTAGTAGTGGCCGTACTCCAGGGGTAGTGGGTGCTGTCTATGATAGCCCCCATATAGGCGCGGGAATTATTGCCGATGGCGTTCACGTCCACCCTGCTAATATCCGCTTGGCGCACCGTATGCTAGGAGAGCGGTTATGCTTAGTTACCGATGCGACCGCAGCCGCTGGCGCGCCTTCTTCACTGAGGGAGTTTGATTTTTGTGGCACCACAGTGTTTATTAAAAACGGACAATGTGTCGATGAAAACGGCACCCTTGGCGGCTCTTCGCTCACTATGATCGGCGGAGTACGCTTTCTTATTAAGCAAGTGGGATTAACACTAGAGCAGGCCTTAAATATGGCAAGTCTTAATCCCGCGCGCGCCCTTAATAAAGCTCGTGACTTAGGCAGTATTGAGCCGGGTAAGGTGGCTAATTTGGTCATACTCAGCCCCGCACTGGAAGTGCTTAA